A genomic window from Nocardioides sp. BP30 includes:
- a CDS encoding LytR C-terminal domain-containing protein, whose translation MSRLWMRDQRGIALPSPVVLLSIVAVAMALVAFVVTRGHDDSEQRIVPSAHVSAPASSTPSPSSAASTAPATKAKTVKRGKVYVEVFNNSRVKGLAATVSTKATKVGWNVVGTDNWYGSIPATTVYYPQRLKAAGKQLALDLGIHRTAPAIDPMKMDRLTVILTAPLG comes from the coding sequence ATGAGCCGCCTGTGGATGCGCGACCAGCGCGGGATCGCGCTGCCGTCCCCGGTCGTGCTGCTCAGCATCGTCGCCGTCGCGATGGCCCTCGTCGCCTTCGTCGTGACCCGGGGCCACGACGACAGCGAGCAGAGGATCGTGCCGAGCGCCCACGTGTCGGCGCCGGCCTCGAGCACCCCCTCTCCCAGCAGTGCCGCGAGCACCGCCCCGGCCACGAAGGCGAAGACGGTCAAGCGCGGCAAGGTGTACGTCGAGGTCTTCAACAACTCGCGCGTCAAGGGTCTGGCCGCCACCGTGAGCACGAAGGCGACCAAGGTCGGCTGGAACGTGGTCGGCACGGACAACTGGTACGGCTCGATCCCGGCGACCACCGTCTACTACCCGCAGCGGCTCAAGGCGGCGGGCAAGCAGCTCGCCCTCGACCTCGGCATCCATCGCACCGCACCGGCCATCGACCCGATGAAGATGGACCGGCTCACCGTCATCCTGACGGCCCCGCTGGGCTGA
- the otsB gene encoding trehalose-phosphatase — MDFASARAEQKYAALAALASQAVVALDFDGTLSPIVEDPAQAHIHPEAGAVLTGLAPKVKAIAVVTGRPARQVLALGGLEEVADALAATGTELLVYGQYGNEHWNSSHRAIVGPRPPVGLATFLRELPRILRRHDAADAYVEEKGLAVAVHTRRLADAQGAFERLLEPLREAAEAHDLAVEPGKQVIEVRSPGMDKGLVVDRLVDTLGAKAILFAGDDLGDVEAFEALTAWQNEGLSTLKVCSASSEESALTPLADVVVKGPDGVLDLLRQLTADAG, encoded by the coding sequence ATGGACTTCGCGTCGGCCCGAGCTGAGCAGAAGTACGCCGCCCTCGCGGCGCTCGCCTCGCAGGCGGTGGTGGCGCTCGACTTCGACGGCACGCTCTCGCCGATCGTCGAGGACCCGGCCCAGGCGCACATCCACCCCGAGGCCGGTGCCGTGCTGACCGGGCTGGCGCCGAAGGTGAAGGCGATCGCCGTGGTCACCGGCCGGCCCGCACGCCAGGTGCTGGCGCTCGGTGGCCTGGAGGAGGTGGCCGACGCGCTCGCCGCGACCGGCACGGAGCTGCTGGTCTACGGCCAGTACGGCAACGAGCACTGGAACTCCAGCCATCGCGCCATCGTCGGGCCCCGCCCGCCGGTCGGGCTGGCGACCTTCCTGCGCGAGCTGCCCCGGATCCTGCGGCGGCACGACGCCGCGGACGCCTACGTCGAGGAGAAGGGCCTGGCGGTCGCCGTGCACACGCGCCGCCTGGCTGACGCCCAGGGTGCCTTCGAGCGCCTGCTCGAGCCGCTGCGCGAGGCGGCCGAGGCCCACGATCTCGCCGTCGAGCCGGGCAAGCAGGTGATCGAGGTGCGCTCGCCCGGGATGGACAAGGGCCTGGTCGTCGACCGGCTGGTGGACACGCTGGGGGCGAAGGCCATCCTGTTCGCCGGCGACGACCTCGGCGACGTCGAGGCGTTCGAGGCGCTCACCGCCTGGCAGAACGAGGGGCTGAGCACGCTGAAGGTCTGCTCCGCCTCGTCGGAGGAGAGCGCGCTGACACCGCTGGCGGACGTGGTGGTCAAGGGTCCTGACGGCGTGCTCGACCTCCTGCGCCAGCTCACCGCCGACGCGGGCTGA
- the thrC gene encoding threonine synthase, whose amino-acid sequence MSANTIEHGASGTTLREGAFGNATALSCRECGHRIDLGPHYACPECFGPLEVAYDFPAVTRAEIEAGPRNIWRYKALLPVPADIEESPNTEPGFTRLLEARNLARELGLTRLWVKDDSTNPTNSFKDRVVACALSAARELGAKVFACPSTGNLANAVAAAGARAGIKTVVFIPSDLEQPKQVNSAIFTDNLVAVDGNYDDVNKLAQEIAAEEEGWAFVNVNVRPFYAEGSKTLGFEIAEQLGWRLPDQIVIPVASGSQLTKVDKAFGELIKLGLVEDKPYKIFGAQAQGCNPVATAFKSGVDAIRPVKPDTIAKSLAIGNPADGIYVLDSARRTGGAVEEVSDEEIRQAIVLLARTEGIFTETAGGTTLAVTRKLIETGQLDPSLETVIINTGHGLKTLDAVSGIVGPRATIKASYDAFEAAGLSQA is encoded by the coding sequence ATGAGCGCCAACACCATCGAGCACGGTGCCTCCGGCACGACGCTGCGCGAGGGAGCGTTCGGCAACGCCACCGCCCTGTCGTGCCGCGAGTGCGGTCACCGCATCGACCTCGGCCCGCACTACGCCTGTCCGGAGTGCTTCGGACCGCTTGAGGTCGCCTACGACTTCCCGGCGGTCACCCGCGCCGAGATCGAGGCCGGCCCGCGCAACATCTGGCGCTACAAGGCGCTGCTCCCGGTCCCGGCGGACATCGAGGAGAGCCCCAACACCGAGCCCGGCTTCACCCGGCTGCTCGAGGCGAGGAACCTCGCCCGCGAGCTCGGGCTGACCAGGCTCTGGGTCAAGGACGACAGCACCAACCCCACCAACTCCTTCAAGGACAGGGTGGTGGCGTGCGCCCTCAGCGCCGCCCGCGAGCTCGGTGCCAAGGTGTTCGCCTGTCCCTCCACCGGCAACCTGGCGAACGCCGTGGCGGCGGCCGGTGCCAGAGCCGGCATCAAGACGGTCGTCTTCATCCCGAGCGACCTCGAGCAGCCCAAGCAGGTCAACTCGGCGATCTTCACCGACAACCTGGTGGCCGTCGACGGCAACTACGACGACGTGAACAAGCTGGCCCAGGAGATCGCGGCGGAGGAGGAGGGCTGGGCGTTCGTCAACGTCAACGTGCGTCCCTTCTACGCCGAGGGCTCCAAGACGCTGGGCTTCGAGATCGCCGAGCAGCTCGGCTGGCGGCTGCCGGACCAGATCGTGATCCCGGTCGCCTCGGGTTCACAGCTCACCAAGGTCGACAAGGCGTTCGGCGAGCTGATCAAGCTCGGCCTGGTCGAGGACAAGCCCTACAAGATCTTCGGCGCCCAGGCGCAGGGCTGCAACCCGGTGGCGACCGCCTTCAAGTCCGGCGTCGACGCCATCCGCCCGGTCAAGCCGGACACGATCGCCAAGTCGCTGGCCATCGGCAACCCGGCCGACGGCATCTACGTGCTCGACTCCGCGCGCCGCACGGGTGGAGCCGTCGAGGAGGTCTCGGACGAGGAGATCCGGCAGGCGATCGTGCTGCTCGCCCGCACCGAGGGCATCTTCACCGAGACCGCCGGTGGCACCACCCTCGCGGTGACCCGGAAGCTGATCGAGACCGGTCAGCTCGACCCGTCGCTGGAGACGGTCATCATCAACACCGGGCACGGCCTGAAGACGCTCGACGCGGTCAGCGGGATCGTCGGCCCGCGGGCCACGATCAAGGCGTCGTACGACGCCTTCGAGGCGGCCGGCCTCTCGCAGGCCTGA
- a CDS encoding SGNH/GDSL hydrolase family protein, with translation MTREEARQLGRIAVGAGVAGAVGAVGAALGAGFVVLLKRQAAHARAIIGKPFGEVAPFADKVYKKSYGDPVELLLLGDSIAAGLGAEDADGTLGARLAKGIAKKTRRAVRLTTAAKVGSESWMLPEQLMSLLPSYRPDVAVIVVGGNDVTHRVPIADSVKHLTESIEALRVRGAAVVVGTCPDLSALRALPQPLRSLGARASRQLASAQAQAAHGAGAYVVSLADVVGPFFITNPDEMFSLDRFHPSAVGYKRTAKAMLPSVLAALGVRDQVPFGHRAPTPT, from the coding sequence ATGACCCGTGAGGAAGCACGCCAACTCGGCCGGATCGCCGTCGGTGCCGGTGTCGCCGGCGCCGTGGGAGCGGTGGGGGCGGCGCTCGGCGCCGGCTTCGTGGTGCTGCTCAAGCGCCAGGCGGCGCACGCACGCGCCATCATCGGCAAGCCGTTCGGCGAGGTGGCGCCGTTCGCCGACAAGGTCTACAAGAAGTCCTACGGCGACCCCGTCGAGCTGCTGCTCCTCGGCGACTCGATCGCTGCCGGGCTGGGGGCGGAGGATGCCGACGGCACGCTCGGCGCCCGGCTGGCCAAGGGCATCGCGAAGAAGACCCGTCGCGCCGTACGGCTGACCACCGCCGCCAAGGTGGGCAGCGAGTCGTGGATGCTGCCCGAGCAGCTGATGTCGTTGCTGCCGTCGTACCGGCCGGACGTGGCGGTGATCGTCGTCGGCGGCAACGACGTGACCCATCGGGTGCCGATCGCCGACTCGGTCAAGCACCTCACCGAGAGCATCGAGGCACTGCGGGTGCGTGGGGCCGCCGTCGTGGTCGGCACCTGCCCCGACCTCAGCGCGCTCCGGGCCCTGCCACAGCCCCTGCGCTCGCTGGGAGCTCGGGCGTCGCGCCAGCTCGCCAGCGCCCAGGCCCAGGCGGCACACGGCGCCGGCGCCTACGTGGTCTCGCTCGCGGACGTCGTCGGGCCCTTCTTCATCACCAACCCCGACGAGATGTTCAGCCTCGACCGCTTCCACCCCAGCGCGGTCGGCTACAAGCGCACCGCCAAGGCGATGCTGCCCTCGGTGCTGGCCGCGCTCGGCGTACGCGACCAGGTGCCGTTCGGTCATCGGGCGCCGACGCCGACCTGA
- a CDS encoding LacI family DNA-binding transcriptional regulator, with amino-acid sequence MPRSATRRPTLEDVASLAGVGRGTASRVINGGARVSARARRAVEEAIAELGYVPNRAARSLASQRTDAVALVIAESEERVFGEPFFAGVVRGIGTALTASDRQLVLLLAPADRTDTLTDYLTQQHVDGVLLLSLHDDDTLAGRIAEHGVPVVIGGGTRPGPGLGYVDNDNEMGARLAVGHLLARGRRRIATITGPLDMEVGRVRLRAFRAALEAAGIEPAEELVGVGDFSQQSGEAAMRALLERRPDLDAVFCANDPMAAGALGVLREAGRRVPEDVSVVGFDDSRLALSTHPRLTSVHQSAEAMGREMVALLLDLINGEDTPRARVLPTHLVERESS; translated from the coding sequence ATGCCGCGCAGCGCCACCCGCCGTCCCACCCTGGAGGACGTCGCGTCGCTGGCCGGCGTCGGCCGTGGCACCGCCTCGCGGGTGATCAACGGCGGGGCCCGCGTGTCCGCTCGCGCGCGGCGGGCCGTCGAGGAGGCGATCGCCGAGCTCGGCTACGTGCCCAACCGCGCCGCCCGATCGCTGGCCAGCCAGCGCACCGACGCCGTCGCCCTGGTGATCGCGGAGTCGGAGGAGCGGGTCTTCGGTGAGCCGTTCTTCGCCGGCGTGGTGCGGGGCATCGGTACGGCGCTGACGGCCAGCGACCGCCAGCTCGTCCTGCTGCTGGCCCCCGCCGACCGCACCGACACCCTCACCGACTACCTGACCCAGCAGCACGTCGACGGCGTCCTGCTGCTGTCGCTGCACGACGACGACACCCTCGCCGGCCGGATCGCCGAGCATGGCGTGCCGGTGGTGATCGGCGGGGGCACCCGCCCCGGGCCGGGACTCGGCTACGTGGACAACGACAACGAGATGGGTGCGAGGCTGGCCGTCGGGCATCTGCTGGCACGCGGTCGGCGGCGGATCGCCACGATCACCGGACCGCTCGACATGGAGGTCGGCCGGGTCCGGCTGCGCGCCTTCCGGGCGGCGCTGGAGGCTGCCGGGATCGAGCCGGCCGAGGAGCTGGTCGGGGTGGGCGACTTCTCCCAGCAGTCCGGCGAGGCCGCCATGCGGGCGCTGCTGGAGCGCCGTCCCGACCTGGATGCGGTCTTCTGCGCCAACGACCCGATGGCGGCGGGGGCGCTCGGCGTGCTGCGCGAGGCGGGTCGGCGGGTGCCGGAGGACGTGTCAGTCGTGGGCTTCGACGACTCGCGGCTGGCGCTGTCGACCCATCCGCGGCTGACGTCGGTGCACCAGTCGGCCGAGGCGATGGGCCGGGAGATGGTCGCTCTCCTGCTCGACCTGATCAACGGGGAGGACACGCCTCGGGCGCGGGTGCTGCCGACGCACCTGGTGGAGCGGGAGTCGAGCTAG
- a CDS encoding NAD(P)H-dependent flavin oxidoreductase, whose amino-acid sequence MRLPQPLRTPVPLISAPMAGPGGGRLAHAVSRAGGLGTFGVNDSRTPEWIRAEAEVAGAAGTPYGVGLAAWALEKHAEQLDAVIDLRPTLVSVSFGDYAPAIERLREAEILTATQIGSLDDLERAIDAGVDVIVARGGEGGGHGRNVMATLPLLQLVLDRTELPVYAAGGILNHRGLAAVLAAGAAGAWVGTAFLGTSETASTGAAKEALFAADSTGYGRVFDEAQEVDWPREYGGRSIANRFFEEWVGREEDLDESARTRFRAAVSGQDYSVAHLYAGEGVAALTHEVSAADVVAEFARAVQPPA is encoded by the coding sequence ATGCGTCTGCCGCAGCCGCTCCGCACCCCGGTCCCCCTGATCAGCGCACCGATGGCCGGCCCCGGCGGTGGCCGGCTCGCCCACGCCGTCTCCCGCGCGGGTGGCCTGGGCACCTTCGGCGTCAACGACTCGCGCACCCCCGAGTGGATCCGCGCCGAGGCCGAGGTCGCCGGTGCCGCTGGCACGCCGTACGGCGTCGGCCTGGCCGCCTGGGCCCTGGAGAAGCACGCCGAGCAGCTGGACGCCGTGATCGACCTGCGCCCGACGCTGGTCTCGGTCAGCTTCGGCGACTACGCCCCGGCGATCGAGCGGCTGCGCGAGGCGGAGATCCTCACCGCCACCCAGATCGGCTCGCTGGACGACCTCGAGAGGGCGATCGACGCCGGCGTCGACGTGATCGTCGCGCGCGGCGGCGAGGGCGGTGGTCACGGCCGCAACGTGATGGCGACGCTGCCGCTGCTGCAGCTGGTGCTCGATCGCACCGAGCTGCCCGTCTACGCGGCCGGTGGCATCCTCAACCACCGCGGACTCGCCGCCGTACTGGCCGCCGGGGCGGCAGGAGCCTGGGTCGGCACCGCGTTCCTGGGCACCAGCGAGACGGCTTCGACGGGTGCCGCCAAGGAGGCGCTGTTCGCTGCGGACAGCACCGGATACGGCCGGGTCTTCGACGAGGCGCAGGAGGTCGACTGGCCCCGGGAGTACGGCGGCAGGTCGATCGCCAACCGGTTCTTCGAGGAGTGGGTGGGTCGCGAGGAGGACCTCGACGAGTCGGCGCGCACCCGGTTCCGTGCCGCTGTCTCGGGGCAGGACTACTCGGTGGCGCATCTCTACGCCGGCGAGGGCGTGGCGGCGCTGACCCACGAGGTCAGCGCGGCCGACGTGGTGGCGGAGTTCGCGCGAGCGGTGCAGCCACCGGCCTGA
- a CDS encoding GNAT family N-acetyltransferase, which translates to MLTFRDATPADVDTLVGLIESAYRGDSSRGGWTTEADLLHGQRTDPEGVRAVLAAPASRMLVAERAGEVVACCQLEDRGEVGYFGMFAVRPGRQGDGLGRAVLAEAERIARGWGARELHMTVIVQRAELIAYYQRRGYRRTGELTPFPYGDARFGVPQREDLAFELLVKPL; encoded by the coding sequence GTGCTGACCTTCCGCGACGCCACCCCGGCCGATGTCGACACCCTGGTCGGGCTGATCGAGTCCGCCTACCGCGGTGACTCCAGCCGCGGCGGATGGACCACCGAAGCGGATCTGCTGCACGGCCAGCGCACCGACCCCGAGGGCGTCCGGGCGGTGCTCGCCGCCCCGGCGAGCCGGATGCTGGTGGCCGAGCGGGCGGGCGAGGTGGTCGCCTGCTGCCAGCTCGAGGATCGCGGCGAGGTGGGGTACTTCGGCATGTTCGCGGTCCGGCCCGGCCGGCAGGGCGACGGGCTGGGTCGCGCGGTGCTGGCCGAGGCCGAGCGGATTGCGCGCGGCTGGGGTGCGCGCGAGCTCCACATGACGGTCATCGTGCAGCGCGCCGAGCTGATCGCCTACTACCAGCGCCGCGGCTACCGCCGTACCGGCGAGCTCACCCCCTTCCCGTACGGCGACGCCCGCTTCGGAGTGCCGCAGCGCGAGGACCTGGCCTTCGAGCTCCTGGTCAAGCCGCTGTGA
- the groL gene encoding chaperonin GroEL (60 kDa chaperone family; promotes refolding of misfolded polypeptides especially under stressful conditions; forms two stacked rings of heptamers to form a barrel-shaped 14mer; ends can be capped by GroES; misfolded proteins enter the barrel where they are refolded when GroES binds), whose protein sequence is MPKLIAFNEEARRGLERGMNTLADAVKVTLGPKGRNVVLEKKWGAPTITNDGVSIAKEIELEDPYEKIGAELVKEVAKKTDDVAGDGTTTATVLAQALVREGLRNVAAGANPMGLKRGIEAAVSAVSEHLLGQAKDVETREQIAATATISAGGDTTVGDAIAEAMDKVGKEGVITVEESNTFGIDLELTEGMRFDKGYISAYFVTDPERMETVLEDAYVLLANQKISNVKDLLPLLEKVMQSGKPLVIIAEDVDGEALSTLVVNKIRGTFKSVAVKAPGFGDRRKAQLQDIAILTGGQVISEEVGLKLETTGLELLGQARKVVITKDETTIVDGAGDQAQIEGRVNQIRAEIEKSDSDYDREKLQERLAKLAGGVAVIKVGAATEVELKERKHRIEDAVRNAKAAVEEGIVAGGGVALVQAGKQAFEKLDLVGDEATGANIVRVAISAPLKQIAVNAGLEGGVVAEKVAGLEPGHGLNAATGEYVDLLAAGIIDPAKVTRSALQNAASIAALFLTTEAVVADKPEKAAPMGGDPTGGMGGMDF, encoded by the coding sequence ATGCCGAAGCTGATTGCTTTCAACGAGGAGGCCCGTCGCGGTCTCGAGCGGGGTATGAACACCCTCGCCGACGCCGTCAAGGTCACCCTCGGCCCCAAGGGCCGCAACGTCGTGCTGGAGAAGAAGTGGGGCGCTCCCACGATCACCAACGACGGTGTCTCCATCGCCAAGGAGATCGAGCTCGAGGACCCCTACGAGAAGATCGGCGCCGAGCTGGTCAAGGAGGTCGCGAAGAAGACCGACGACGTCGCCGGTGACGGCACCACCACCGCGACCGTCCTGGCCCAGGCGCTGGTCCGCGAGGGCCTGCGCAACGTGGCCGCGGGTGCGAACCCGATGGGTCTCAAGCGTGGCATCGAGGCCGCCGTGTCCGCCGTCTCCGAGCACCTGCTCGGCCAGGCCAAGGACGTCGAGACCCGCGAGCAGATCGCCGCGACCGCCACCATCTCCGCCGGCGGCGACACCACCGTCGGCGACGCCATCGCCGAGGCGATGGACAAGGTCGGCAAGGAGGGCGTGATCACGGTCGAGGAGTCGAACACCTTCGGCATCGACCTGGAGCTCACCGAGGGCATGCGGTTCGACAAGGGCTACATCTCGGCCTACTTCGTCACCGACCCCGAGCGCATGGAGACGGTGCTGGAGGACGCCTACGTCCTGCTGGCCAACCAGAAGATCTCCAACGTCAAGGACCTGCTCCCGCTGCTGGAGAAGGTCATGCAGTCGGGCAAGCCGCTCGTCATCATCGCCGAGGACGTCGACGGCGAGGCGCTCTCGACCCTGGTCGTGAACAAGATCCGTGGCACCTTCAAGTCCGTCGCCGTCAAGGCCCCGGGCTTCGGTGACCGCCGCAAGGCCCAGCTGCAGGACATCGCGATCCTGACCGGTGGCCAGGTCATCTCCGAGGAGGTCGGCCTCAAGCTCGAGACGACCGGCCTCGAGCTCCTCGGCCAGGCCCGCAAGGTCGTCATCACCAAGGACGAGACGACCATCGTCGACGGTGCCGGCGACCAGGCCCAGATCGAGGGCCGGGTCAACCAGATCCGTGCCGAGATCGAGAAGTCGGACTCCGACTACGACCGCGAGAAGCTCCAGGAGCGGCTCGCCAAGCTCGCCGGTGGCGTGGCCGTCATCAAGGTCGGCGCTGCCACCGAGGTCGAGCTCAAGGAGCGCAAGCACCGCATCGAGGACGCCGTCCGCAACGCCAAGGCAGCGGTCGAGGAGGGCATCGTCGCCGGCGGTGGCGTCGCCCTGGTCCAGGCCGGCAAGCAGGCCTTCGAGAAGCTCGACCTGGTCGGTGACGAGGCCACCGGTGCGAACATCGTCCGCGTCGCCATCTCGGCCCCGCTCAAGCAGATCGCTGTCAACGCCGGTCTCGAGGGCGGCGTCGTGGCGGAGAAGGTCGCCGGCCTCGAGCCGGGTCACGGCCTCAACGCCGCCACCGGCGAGTACGTCGACCTGCTGGCCGCGGGCATCATCGACCCGGCCAAGGTGACCCGCTCGGCGCTGCAGAACGCCGCGTCGATCGCCGCGCTGTTCCTCACCACCGAGGCCGTCGTGGCCGACAAGCCGGAGAAGGCCGCCCCGATGGGTGGCGACCCGACCGGCGGCATGGGCGGCATGGACTTCTGA
- a CDS encoding phytoene desaturase family protein: MSAYDAIVIGAGPNGLVAANHLIDSGRSVLVLEAQHEPGGAVRSDREIHPDFVQDTFSAFYPLAAASPWLRRMRLEDHGLVWRHAPAVLGHPLPDGRWAMLHRDRDITAALLERAQPGDGEAWQALCRQWDAIGDQLIGALLTPFPPVRHAAHALLRLRRAGGIGFVRDLLTPLLDFTRIRFGGDAPALLLAGNAGHADIPLTAPGSTLFGVLMTMLGQTVGFPVPEGGAGELTAALVRRLTAGGGELRCDSEVVSVEIEEGRAVGVRLRDGERIAARAVVADVVAPKLFGALVPDEQLPHRVRTGMRGFQLDPGTVKVDWALSGPIPWASAPPYAPGTFHVADSPEQMANALNQVASRTIPARPFLLGGQMTAADPTRSPAGTESVWAYTHVPQDVAHDAGEDGLTGRWDHDECERFADRVQSRIEELAPGFGSRVIGRRVLGPREFEARDANLVGGAINGGTAQLHQELIFRPVPGLGRAETGIGGLYLGSSSAHPGGGVHGAAGMNAARALLAHDRWRRVLGR; this comes from the coding sequence GTGAGCGCCTACGACGCGATCGTGATCGGCGCCGGGCCGAACGGGCTGGTGGCGGCCAACCACCTGATCGACTCCGGGCGCTCGGTCCTGGTGCTCGAGGCGCAGCATGAGCCTGGCGGCGCCGTCCGCAGCGACCGCGAGATCCACCCTGACTTCGTCCAGGACACCTTCAGCGCGTTCTACCCGCTCGCCGCCGCCTCGCCGTGGCTGCGACGCATGCGGCTGGAGGACCACGGCCTGGTCTGGCGGCACGCACCGGCGGTCCTCGGCCATCCGCTGCCCGACGGCCGGTGGGCGATGCTGCACCGCGACCGGGACATCACCGCGGCGCTGCTGGAACGAGCGCAGCCGGGGGACGGCGAGGCCTGGCAGGCGCTGTGCCGGCAGTGGGACGCGATCGGCGACCAGCTGATCGGCGCGCTGCTGACGCCCTTCCCGCCCGTCCGGCACGCCGCCCACGCCCTGCTCCGACTCCGTCGCGCCGGCGGGATCGGCTTCGTCCGGGACCTGCTCACCCCGCTGCTCGACTTTACCCGGATCCGCTTCGGCGGGGACGCGCCCGCCCTGCTGCTGGCGGGCAATGCCGGGCATGCCGACATCCCGCTCACGGCGCCCGGATCGACGCTGTTCGGCGTCCTGATGACGATGCTGGGCCAGACAGTCGGCTTCCCCGTGCCCGAGGGCGGCGCCGGCGAGCTCACCGCCGCGCTGGTCCGTCGGCTCACCGCTGGTGGCGGCGAGCTGCGCTGCGACAGCGAGGTGGTCTCCGTCGAGATCGAGGAGGGCCGGGCCGTCGGCGTCCGGTTGCGCGACGGGGAGCGGATCGCCGCCCGGGCGGTGGTCGCCGACGTGGTCGCGCCGAAGCTGTTCGGCGCTCTCGTCCCCGACGAGCAGCTGCCGCACCGGGTCCGGACCGGGATGCGCGGCTTCCAGCTCGATCCCGGCACGGTCAAGGTCGACTGGGCGCTGTCGGGGCCCATCCCGTGGGCTTCGGCGCCGCCGTACGCGCCCGGGACCTTCCACGTCGCCGACTCCCCCGAGCAGATGGCCAACGCGTTGAACCAGGTGGCCTCGCGCACGATCCCGGCCCGGCCGTTCCTGCTCGGCGGCCAGATGACCGCCGCGGACCCGACCCGGTCGCCGGCCGGCACCGAATCGGTCTGGGCCTACACCCACGTGCCCCAGGACGTGGCCCACGATGCCGGCGAGGACGGCCTCACCGGGCGTTGGGACCACGACGAGTGCGAGCGCTTCGCGGACCGGGTGCAGTCGCGCATCGAGGAGCTGGCCCCCGGCTTCGGCTCGCGCGTGATCGGACGGCGCGTGCTCGGACCGCGCGAGTTCGAGGCGCGCGACGCCAATCTCGTCGGCGGCGCCATCAATGGCGGTACGGCGCAGCTGCACCAGGAGCTGATCTTCCGTCCGGTACCGGGCCTGGGCCGCGCCGAGACCGGCATCGGCGGCCTCTACCTCGGCTCGTCCTCGGCCCACCCGGGCGGTGGGGTGCACGGCGCGGCGGGGATGAACGCCGCGCGCGCGTTGCTGGCTCACGACCGCTGGCGGCGGGTCCTCGGCCGCTAG
- a CDS encoding SRPBCC family protein, whose amino-acid sequence MIRVQRHVDAPPDRVWAVLADGWLYPLWVVGASSVRDVEEAWPAPGSRIHHSVGAWPALVHDSTRVEEAEPERSLRLRAGVWPAGEADVRLTLTPEGSGTLVVMEEEVASGPMSLIPKPVYGPLLKARNVESTRRLANLAQNGAYRRHG is encoded by the coding sequence ATGATCCGTGTGCAGCGCCACGTCGACGCCCCGCCCGACCGGGTGTGGGCCGTGCTTGCCGACGGCTGGCTCTACCCGCTCTGGGTGGTCGGCGCGTCCTCGGTCCGCGACGTCGAGGAGGCCTGGCCGGCCCCCGGGTCGCGTATCCACCACTCCGTCGGGGCGTGGCCGGCCCTCGTCCATGACAGCACCAGGGTCGAGGAGGCGGAGCCGGAGCGATCGTTGCGGTTGCGGGCCGGCGTGTGGCCGGCCGGCGAGGCCGACGTCCGACTCACCCTGACACCGGAGGGCAGCGGCACCCTGGTGGTGATGGAGGAGGAGGTAGCCTCGGGCCCGATGTCGCTCATTCCCAAACCGGTCTACGGTCCGCTGCTCAAGGCGCGCAACGTCGAGAGCACCCGTCGGCTGGCGAACCTCGCGCAGAACGGCGCCTACCGGCGCCACGGCTGA